GTCAATGCGCCGGCGATCACGCTCACGCCGGCCACGCTGCCTGCCGCAACCGGCAGCACCGCCTACAACCAGACACTGACGGCCAGCGGCGGCAACGGCGGCTACACCTTCAGCCTGAGCACCGGGGCGCTGCCACCGGGCATCGGGTTGAGCAGCGCCGGTGTGATCAGTGGCACGCCGACCACCACCGGCAGCTATACCTTCACCGTGCAGGCGACCGATGGCTTCGGCTTCAGCGGCAGTCAGGCCTACACGATGGCGGTGAATGCGCCGGCGATCGTCTTCGTCCAGACCACGCTGCCTGGCGGGCAGGTGGCGACCGCCTACAGCCAGACGCTGAGCGCCGGCGGCGGAAGTGGCAGCTTCACCTACAGCCTGAGCGCAGGCGCGTTGCCACCCGGCATCGCGTTGAGCAGTGCCGGTGCGCTCAGTGGCACGCCCACGACGGCGGGCAGCTACAGCTTCACCGTCACCGCGACCGATACCTTCGGCTTCACCGGAAGCCAGGCATTCACAGTGGGCATCAACCAGCCGGTGCCGGTGGTGGTCAATGATGCGGCCAGTACGCCGGCCAATGCGGCGGTGACCGTCAACGTCACCGCCAACGACACCGGGCCGATCACCAGCATCGCGATCGCACAGGCACCCACGCATGGCACGGCGGTGGCCAGCGGGTTGGACGTGGTGTACACCCCGGCCACCAGCTTCTTCGGCAGCGACAGCTTCACCTACACCGCCACCGGCCCGGGCGGTACTTCAACGGCAGCCACGGTGAGCATTACGGTCACCCCGCTGGCAGTACCGGTGGCCGCCGCGCACAGCGCCACGGTCCTGGCCGGACAGTCGGTCACCGTGCAGGCTGAAGCCGGGGCGCTCAATGGTCCATTCACCGCGGTCAGCATCACCCGCGCGCCCTCCTCGGGTACGGCCGTGGTGCAGGGCAACGGTATTGTCTATAGCGCCGATGCCGATGCCTCTGGCGTGGTCGATTTCGACTACACGCTCAGCAACCCGTTCGGTGCATCGGCACCGGCACGGATCAGCGTGAACGTCAATCCGCGCCCGGTGGCACCGGCACTGACCGCCTCGGCGATTGCCGGCACCGTGGTCAACGTGGACCTGACCACGACCGCACGCGGCGGACCGTTCACCGCCGCCAACGTGGTTTCGGTCTCGCCTGCCGAAGCGGGTACCGCCATCGTCTCCGCAAGCGGCACCGGCTACACGCTGGCCTTCACCGCAGCGGCGACGTTCGGGGGGGCGGTGCGCATCACCTATACGCTGAGCAATGCCTTCGCCACCTCGGCACCCGGCACGGTGGATGTGATGGTCAAGCCGCGTAGCGATCCTTCGCGCGATGCCGAAGTGCTGGGCGTGCTCGACGCACAGGTGGAAGGTGCGCGGCGCATGGCAATCGGCCAGATCGGCAACTTCCAGCGGCGCCTGGAAAGCCTGCGGGCCGGCGGCGGTCGCAGTGGCTTCAGCAACGGCATTACCTTCAGTTCGGCCAGCAGCCAGCGCCGTGCGCAGCCGACCGAACTGCTGCAGAAGGGCATCGGCGCCAGCGGCGAGGCGCTGTCGATGATTGAGGAACCGGCGCTGCAGGGTGATGCCGCGCCTGCGGCCACCTCGGCCGACGGCGTCGCGTTCTGGACCGGCGGTGCGGTGAACTTCGGCACGCTGAAGCCCGGTGCAGGCAGCAACGGCATCGACTTCACCACCTCCGGCGTCAGCCTGGGTGCGGACCGTCAGCTGGGTCCGTCGTTGAGCCTGGGTGCGGGCATCGGCTATGGCCATGACGCGTCGGATATCGGCCGCAATGGCAGCCGCAGCACGGTGGATGGCTACAGCATCGCCGGCTATGCCAGCTTCCATCCGGAAGGTGGGTTCTATGTGGATGGCCTGCTTGGCTATCAGTGGCTGAGTTTTGATGCGCGCCGCTTCATCACCGACAACGGCAATACCGCCTACGGCAGTCGCGACGGCACGCAGTGGTTCGCCTCGTTCTCCACCGGCTTCCAGCACCGCCTGGACAACCTGCTGCTGATACCTTACGGGCGCCTGGACCTGGCCCGCGCAACGCTGGATGGCTATCGCGAACGCGGTGATGCGGTGTACGCGCTCGACTATGAGAAGCAGACGGTGAACACCAGCACCGCCACCGCAGGTGTGCTGGCGCAATGGGCGGTGAAGCGCGACTACGGCATGTGGACGCCGCAGCTGCGCGCCGAGTTCGGCCATGACATGCAGGGCTCCAGCGAGGCCTTCATGCGCTATGCCGACCTGATGTCCGGCCCGGTCTATCGGGCCACCTTGGGCCGGCAGTCGCGCAACCACACGCTGCTGGGCGCGGGTATCGGCCTGCAGACGCTGAAGGGCTGGTCGCTGCGCGCCGAATACCAGAGCCAGTTCGACAGCAGCAGCCGCGACAACCAGGGCATCCAGATCAGCGTGCAGAAAACCCTGCCGCCGTGACGGTGCCCGCGGTGGCGACCGTCGTGCCGCCACCGCGCGCTGCAGCGCAACCCGGTACCCGTACAATCGCAGTCCCGCCAGGTGTGCTGACCGCACCTGGCGTGGACCTCGATTGGATGGAACAGGACAGGGAATGAAGATTCGCATCACAGGGATGGCACTGACGGTCGCATTGCTGGCCGCCTGCGGGCAGGCACCGACACCGGCCGCAGCACCGGCGGCACCGGCACCGACCACGGAAGCACCGGCCGCCACGGCCACGGAGGCCGGGAAGGAACCGTCCATCGAAGACGGCGTGGACCCCTCGGTGTGGGACAACGAAGGCGAACCGGAAGACCCGAGCGCCGGCGGCGAACTCACCTGCGCGGACAATCCGCTGGCGACCCACTTCTTCACCCTGGTCGGCGGCAACACCGTGGATGACTGCGGGCGCAAGGACCCGAAGGTGCTGGCCGCGTTCAACGCCCTGATGAAGAACACGGCGGCGGCCGAATCCGCCGACAAAGAGATTCCGTCGTTGCGCGAACGCCTGTTGAGCGGGCCCAGCGGGCCTGGCGAACTGGTGGTGCTGCAGGGCGGGCCGTGGTGGTTCTACACCGCCTGCCAGGCCCACGACTGCCCCGGCACCGCGTTGGCGATGCTGTATTCGCCCGATCAGTCGAAGATGGTCGGCCGCCTTACCGCGCGCTGCCGTGTGTGGTGGCTGGGCGAACCGACGGCGGAACAACGTGCGCAGATCGAACAGCGCCAGCCACTGCAGGATGCCGCGTTGAAGGAAGACAGCGCGCTCTGCGAGTGATGTGGCGCCCGCGTCACCCGTCCGGCCGCATGCGC
This portion of the Stenotrophomonas sp. WZN-1 genome encodes:
- a CDS encoding Ivy family c-type lysozyme inhibitor, with amino-acid sequence MKIRITGMALTVALLAACGQAPTPAAAPAAPAPTTEAPAATATEAGKEPSIEDGVDPSVWDNEGEPEDPSAGGELTCADNPLATHFFTLVGGNTVDDCGRKDPKVLAAFNALMKNTAAAESADKEIPSLRERLLSGPSGPGELVVLQGGPWWFYTACQAHDCPGTALAMLYSPDQSKMVGRLTARCRVWWLGEPTAEQRAQIEQRQPLQDAALKEDSALCE